Part of the Rhinoderma darwinii isolate aRhiDar2 chromosome 2, aRhiDar2.hap1, whole genome shotgun sequence genome, ATTCTGCCATTCGGCCTCTATCCTCCTGTGTTTTGCCGCTATTCAGCTGTATTGAACCTCTAATTTAGCTTTTTTTATTGTATTCTGCCCCTATACTCCCTCTATTCTGCGATCGATCCTCTGCTACTTTGGAAGTTATTCGTGATACTACAGTCCACACCGTTAATGGTGGTGACGCAGAAGAGGGGGTGAGGTTACATGAAGAGCAAGAGCCAAGTTTATTGGCTCTTGTACACTGGACGGCAGGAGGGACCTGTCATTGGCCAAAGCATGCGCCGGCTTCTTTCATTAGCGCTCATCCAGCGCTTAGTGATTGATGCATAGGTgggctcaaggtatcctgctgctgcTTTTAGTTGCTGACGGTGAGTCATGTGACCCGACCCGTTCATCAGCGGCCATATCTGGACTGTAGCATATCGGTGAGTGGCTCACGacccccctggaagtcttgggaaaCACTGGTCTAAAGGGTGCATGCGCCTGGGGGGGGTTCTTGCATATGCAGTAGGTTACTGCactggccagatgttacatttttAATGGGATTTTATCTAATTCTATTGTTGCAGTGTATtgaaaaaacatatatttttggGGCACGTTTTGCGATATATAAGCTgttaggctcaatgcacacgatttgtattacgtgcggttttgccgtgcGGATTTGCATGTGGCAAttacgcagcgtaatacagtaccagcatagtgaatgagattccaggaaatatcATGTACACGCTGTAGTATTTTTCgggacagaaattgacctgcggtgcgtcttTTAGAATCCGCAGCGTGTAAACTTATTTTGCGTTTCCGCAAGCGAATtgtatttgctgtggaaaatcacATCAAACCCCCCCCCAGCATGAAAAACGGATTGAAAGAAGCACGATTAGGTGTcgtttttacctgcaaatttcctgcgtattgctgtggttttggtgcgtattttccgccgcaaaatacgcaaagtgtgcatgtagccttaacgCTACATGCACATGTTTGTGAGGCTGACTGTCACCACCACGTCCCCATGTGCATGCACCCTAAATCTTGCAGACATTGGGGTGGCTTACTAGCTCTGGTTGATCCAAGGGGTTACCCTTGAACCTTTCTATGTATCCCTCTTATTTAACGGCTTCCAACATTTCCTATATAATTGTGGACCAGCGATGCTCTTTTCATAGTGATTCTTGGACTATAGAAGTTTGCTGTTCCAACCAGTCGTGAGAATGCTTGATTGTTTGGTCAAATGGCTGTTACAGTAGTTTCTTTGATATGCAGCTCTCCTGAATGCATTATCAATATTTAAAGGGagcagactctttaaatttggggTGTTTATCAGGTGTCTTCATGGCAAGTGGGCTTGATAGCACCCATCAAATGCCCCCTTTaataagttttttgttttattgattcGTTTTTCATGTTCTCTTTTAGGCTTGACCATTATGCCATCATCAAGTTCCCTCTGACCACTGAGTCAGCCATGAAGAAGATTGAAGACAATAACACTCTGGTTTTTATTGTTGACGTCAAAGCGAACAAGCACCAGATCAAGCAGGCAGTGAAGAAACTGTACGACATTGATGTGGCCAAAGTGAACACCCTCATTAGGTGAGCAGCGAACGCTATAAACTTGTACAGTCTTCTCATACATATGCACATGATGGAAATTTTATTCTGGCTGATCACGTTGATGTTTTCAAAGGAACCACTGATGCAGAAGTAGATATGTGAAGTCATATATATATCTGACTTTAATAAGACTTCTAATATAAAATTACTGTATTTGTTTAGGCCTGACGGTGAGAAGAAGGCATATGTCCGCCTTGCTCCAGACTATGATGCCCTTGATGTTGCAAACAAGGTAAAATCCCCCTTTGTCCATAAACTACTGCCTCATTCGCACGGCTGTATTTGGGATTCATGTCACATAAATCCTAATACAGAATTCTATAGGCCCATACTGTACTTCCATATGCCTTTTGACTTCAAAAGGGGTAATTCTCACTGAGGGGGGAAAAAGTAGTGGCATGCTTTTATGGGAGACTATAGTGCCTCATTGAGACAGTGTACAATATGGGTTCACAGGGGACAGAACTTGAATTCTCAAttactcaggccccatgcacactaccataGACTTCGTCCATGTTTACGGACCTGTTCATGTCTATGGCCGATGGACActgtcccgtatatttatgggaaggcgtCCGTGTCGTAGAAAGCCTCcgtcaaagataggacatgtcctaccttcttgctttttacggaccgtgctcccatactttatactcCGCGGccgtctgtgattacgggcacagttgTCTTAAATGTAGGTTTAAGGGTCCTTCAGCGCCCTCTGATAGCCAGCTATAGCTAGTggatccatgcattacatggatgcGCCATTGGTTTCTGGCACAGTGTAACAGATCATAATTTGATCAGTCGAGCTTTTCTCATGAAGAGTTTGGCTTAATCTGTCAAGCCATTTTATCTTCTAGGGTTTCTTTAACTATGTGCATATGATGGAAACTTACCCTGTCTGAATACATTGATGTTTTCAAAGGAACCACTGATGCACCGTAGTTCTAGTGAGGAGCGAGTACATTTTACATTGTGGCTCCAACTTTGCTCTAAAAATTCTTATTCTGTGTCGTGTGAAATTTTTGTTTGTGTtcttaatgattttttttatttttactttacagATTGGCATCATCTAAACGAAACGCCACATCTTCTGTACAGAAATAAATCAAATAAACAAAActttctttttctgtgttttgtgAATGGTAATTTACAGTATGTAAAATACAGAAGGCGTGCTCCTGTCGTGACTCAATGACAATTACATGTTCACCATAAACATCTTCATTCTGAAGCAGTCATTTAAAGtccagatacagctgctatgcaaTGCTGGGGTGATGCTGCTACAGCAAACAAACTGCAATCTCATAGGTGCTGTCTTTCTGGTGTGCGCAGCGTGCTGTATATGTGGTCATGTAGTGATGGGTGTCTGTCTTGCGCTAGGTGCAGTCACAAATGTTTGGATATAATGGCATTTGTCTTCATGTTCCTACATGGTATAACATGCCTTTTTATATATggcaattaataataaataaagcgtGCCCACTTCAATCCATATTTGCTTTTCTCTGGCTGTAAGTGGCATTTGTTTTGCAAAACAAAAAACGAGTGACTGTTCCCTACATCTGAATGGAGTTTGTAACCATTGATGCGCATGCTGCAGAAACCACTCCATAACAACCAAGATAAGTCCTAACCAAGCAGCGCAAGGCATCAGTCTTCTCTACAGCTATGGTGGTGTGGAGCTACACTTTGTCCACCCACAATAACTCGCTGAGAAACAAAATGGGCTAAGGGGGGCTGGTGCACACTGGAAAGTCCAGTGAATGGAGCCGAGTAGGCTCTGAGATATTCTGGTGTTACATTTAGAAAACTGCTGTTGTCGCAGTGTCACCCTGGCTGTATcgcagtaatgaaagtgaatgtacagggtgggccatttatatggatacacctaaataaaatgggaatggttggtgatattaacatcctgtttgtggcacattagtacatgggaggggggaaacttttcaagctgggtgttgaccatggtggccattttgaagttggccattttgtatccaactttagttttttcaatgggaagacggtcatgtgacacatcaaacttatcgagaatttcacaagaaaaacaatggtgtgcttggttttaacgttactttattctttcatgagttatttacaagtttctgactacttacaaaatgtgttcaaagtgctgcccattgtgttggattgtcaatgcaaccctcttctcccactcttcacacactgatagcaacaccgcagcagaaatgctagcacaggcttccagtatctgtagtttcagttgctgcacatctcgtatcttcacagcatagacaattgccttcagatgaccccaaagataaaagtctaagggcgtcagatcgggagacctagggggccattcaactggcccacgatgaccaatccactttccaggaaactgttcatctaggaatgctcggacctgacacccataatgtggtggtgcaccatcttgctggaaaaactccgggaacgtgccagcttcagtgcataaagagggaaacacatcatcatgtagcaatttcagatatcccgtggccttgaggtttccattgatgaagaatggccccactatctttgtaccccatataccacaccataccatcaatttttgtgttccaacagtcttggagggatctatccaatgtgggttagtgtcagaccaatagcggtggttttgtttgttaacttcaccattcacataaaagtttgcttaatcactgaacaaaatgctgtgaagatatgagatgtgcagcaactgaaactacggatactggaagcctgtgctagcatttcttctgcggtgttgccatcagtgtgtgaagagtgggagaagagggttgcattgacaatccaacacaatgggcagcactttgaacacattttgtaagtagtcagaaacttgtaaataactcatgaaagaataaagtaacgttaaaaccaagcacaccattgtttttcttgttaaattctcaataagtttgatgtgtcacatgaccctcttcccattgaaaaaactgaagttggatacaaaatggctgaattcaaaatggccgccatgctcaacacccagcttgaaaagtttccctcctcccatgtactaatgtgccacaaacaggaagttaatatcaccaaccattccccttttatttaggtgtatccatatacatggcccaccctgtacattacctccagccaggaatgtgatgtgtattcagaatcctgtcacttctgtagcgtctgtgatatttacagcaaggcaagcgtaatctcgtgagagtaCGATGTAACAtgtaatttcaaacgagattactcttgccttgctgtaaacctcacagagacgctacagaagtgtcaggattctgaatagacatcatgtcctggctggaggtaatgtatattcattgtcaggacactacagtaatgtagagtgtttatgtggctgcacatagcgatattgcAATATCGCTATctggtgtaaatgaatggggagaagtgtatgacgctgattggtcactgattggtcagcgtcatacactcctctgtacaacacccacttggccaaaaagtaaaacacgcccagttcattaagaaattcattagcataaagctaatataggtcaaaactctgtcaaaaattatcttttttaaaaaaaataaaaaccactgctgtaatctacattacagcgctaatCCCAtcgtgtacaatataggccacttataatgtggtgacagagcccctttaatatCCAATCGATAGTGACTTTTTTTGGTATTATTAATACTTGCTTTGCTACTGTCAAGCGCTTACCTGTCAACCCGCCATTTGGTGTTTACCTATCGGTGGATAATTTCATGTACAATAAAAATAGTTTGTGATTTTCCTTTAACTCTTAGACATTGGGGGAGATGTCTGAAAACTGAAGGAAAAGAAAAGTAAAGTATTtgaccatggcaaccaatcaggctgctgctttttcttttccaAACAGCCCCTGAAAAGTTAGTGGTGCAgcagctccacttttcctttgcaccagttttgatacatcaCCCCCATAGATTCTAGAATGCTGATGAGCTGCTTAATAATGTCATTGTGATGCAATGTGTTGCGGCTTCTTAAATAGAAAAGCCAGGGTCATCTTTGCTAAAGATGACATCTCAGGCTGTTCTGGCGATGGAAGAAAATTagagaagatttaaaaaaaaaaaaagtctgctggaGGTAAAAATAGCAAATGAGGTTAGGAATACATAGTAGGTTTTTGTATGCCTCATGTTAGtgttatttctttttatttatttttttaccaggaAGAAATATAACTTGTATGTCATATTATATTCACTATAATTATCAGTGACCACATATGAACAGCCCGCTTTCTGAAGGGGAATGGGCACCTCCTGATCACATTCAATCAATTTGCCTTAAACGTCTACAGTGTAGAGATCCCCTATAAGCTACTGTCATGATTTTAGACAAACTGAGCCAATATTGCTGCAGACACATGCCCTTATTTTCAGTACATAGTTTTTctaggcttacaactctgaaccaACAGTTTTCTACAGGGTCAAAGATCCTTCCGCTATTGAATTCCCTAATTCAatatctggccaaaagtatgtggacacctgaccgccacacctatatgagcttgttggacaaccCATTCCAAAATCATGAACGTTAATATGCAGCTATAACAGCCTtccctcttctgggaagactttaaaggcaatgtgttgccagaaaaacatgttttgtttttttaattaaacatttagtgtgtaggtgatta contains:
- the RPL23A gene encoding large ribosomal subunit protein uL23, which encodes MAPKAKKEAVPAKTEAKSKALKAKKAVLKGVHSHKKKKIRTTPTFRRPKTLRLRRQPKYPRKSAPTRNKLDHYAIIKFPLTTESAMKKIEDNNTLVFIVDVKANKHQIKQAVKKLYDIDVAKVNTLIRPDGEKKAYVRLAPDYDALDVANKIGII